Proteins found in one Meiothermus sp. Pnk-1 genomic segment:
- a CDS encoding LacI family DNA-binding transcriptional regulator yields MRKEVRVTLKDVAKLAGVSAVTVSNVINHRPNVSEATRARVQEAIQRTGYTVNLAARGLAGGRTNTVGMLVPDLSTQYMGEIVRGAGDEVRRSGMEMLISTASDITRERHQVAFLQGITDGLLLLLPRTPDEMLVVLEQAGIPVVVIDHRGSKIMLPSVDVDNYSGARLAVEHLLALGHRRIGLVSGPTGYGASSARLRGYKEALLAAGLPFDKTLVVPGDFLQPSGFSAGKKLLSLREPPTAIFAANDLMAFGVMEAIKERGLRVPQDISVIGFDDIPMASQVYPPLTTIRQPLYQMGVAAARMLIAMLRGVTPPSSRITLPTELVERASTARPLRRSHRLVKGKEVVHEPS; encoded by the coding sequence ATGAGAAAGGAAGTGCGGGTCACACTGAAGGACGTTGCCAAGCTAGCAGGGGTTTCTGCGGTGACGGTCTCCAATGTAATTAACCACCGGCCTAATGTCTCCGAGGCTACCCGAGCTCGGGTGCAAGAAGCCATCCAACGCACCGGCTACACCGTCAACCTGGCGGCCCGAGGCCTGGCCGGAGGGCGTACCAACACCGTGGGCATGTTGGTGCCCGATCTATCCACGCAATACATGGGAGAGATCGTGCGAGGAGCTGGCGACGAAGTGCGCCGCTCGGGGATGGAGATGCTCATCTCCACCGCCTCCGACATCACCCGAGAGCGCCATCAAGTGGCTTTCCTCCAAGGCATCACCGACGGGTTGCTGCTGCTGCTGCCCCGTACTCCCGACGAGATGCTGGTGGTGCTCGAACAAGCTGGGATTCCGGTAGTGGTGATTGACCACCGGGGGAGCAAAATCATGCTGCCCTCGGTGGACGTGGACAACTACAGCGGAGCCCGGCTGGCAGTGGAGCACTTGCTGGCCCTGGGCCACCGGCGCATCGGCTTGGTCAGCGGCCCTACAGGCTATGGGGCCTCCTCGGCGCGCTTGCGGGGCTACAAAGAAGCCCTGCTGGCTGCGGGTCTTCCTTTCGATAAGACCCTGGTGGTGCCGGGCGACTTTTTGCAACCCAGCGGCTTCAGTGCAGGGAAAAAACTCCTCTCCCTACGTGAGCCCCCCACGGCTATCTTTGCGGCCAACGACCTGATGGCTTTCGGAGTAATGGAGGCCATCAAAGAGCGGGGCCTGCGGGTGCCCCAGGACATCTCGGTGATCGGCTTTGACGACATCCCGATGGCCAGCCAGGTCTACCCGCCCCTCACCACCATCCGACAGCCCCTCTACCAGATGGGGGTGGCCGCGGCCCGAATGTTGATCGCCATGCTACGGGGGGTCACCCCTCCCTCCAGCCGCATCACCTTGCCCACCGAGTTGGTGGAGCGGGCCAGCACGGCCCGGCCTCTCCGGCGTTCCCATCGCCTCGTCAAGGGAAAGGAGGTGGTACACGAGCCGAGCTGA
- a CDS encoding ABC transporter permease, with amino-acid sequence MNTFQRYILNKLLWYLAAFLLAASLNFFLPRLIPGNPVDAIVAKMAQGGAAEGEARRRTYETYMKEFGLDKPLLVQFGTYLANLARGDLGTSFGNYPAKVNDLIAASLPWTIALQLPAILVGWILGNLLGVLAAYKGGAFDRWAFVGSLVFSNLPYYCLAVLLLYLFSVAIPIFPSFGGYNPGSTPNLSLSFILDVLRHYTLPFLSLVLVLIGGQAVGMRSMAIYELSADYVSYMRSLGVGDRRIVGSIFRNAMLPQITGLALAIGSLVGGALLTEVVFSYPGLGSTLFTAIRQNDYPVIQGITILVTVAVLTANFLIDIGYGLIDPRIRSAQRGER; translated from the coding sequence ATGAACACCTTTCAGCGCTACATCCTGAACAAGCTGCTGTGGTATTTGGCAGCGTTTTTGCTGGCGGCCTCGCTAAACTTCTTCCTACCCCGACTAATTCCTGGCAACCCGGTGGACGCTATCGTAGCCAAAATGGCCCAAGGTGGAGCCGCCGAGGGCGAAGCTAGGCGTCGCACTTACGAGACTTACATGAAGGAGTTTGGCCTAGATAAACCGCTGCTGGTACAATTTGGCACCTATTTGGCCAATCTCGCTCGAGGGGATCTGGGCACCTCCTTTGGCAACTACCCGGCCAAGGTCAACGACTTGATCGCTGCCTCGCTCCCTTGGACCATCGCTTTGCAACTTCCGGCCATTCTGGTGGGCTGGATTTTGGGCAATCTCTTGGGGGTGTTGGCCGCCTACAAAGGCGGAGCTTTCGACCGCTGGGCCTTTGTGGGATCGCTGGTGTTCTCTAACTTGCCCTATTACTGCTTGGCCGTATTGCTTTTGTACCTTTTCTCGGTGGCCATCCCGATTTTCCCTTCATTCGGCGGCTATAACCCCGGCAGCACTCCCAACCTCAGCTTGAGCTTCATCCTCGACGTGCTACGCCACTATACCCTGCCCTTTTTGTCGTTGGTGCTGGTGCTCATCGGCGGGCAGGCGGTGGGAATGCGATCGATGGCGATCTACGAGCTTTCCGCCGACTATGTGAGCTACATGCGCAGCCTGGGGGTAGGAGACCGCCGCATCGTGGGAAGCATCTTCCGCAATGCCATGCTGCCGCAGATCACCGGTCTAGCCTTAGCCATCGGTTCATTGGTAGGCGGCGCCCTGCTCACCGAGGTGGTGTTCTCCTACCCCGGCCTCGGCTCAACCCTCTTTACCGCGATTCGGCAAAACGACTACCCGGTGATTCAAGGCATCACCATTTTGGTCACGGTGGCGGTGCTGACGGCAAACTTCCTGATCGATATCGGTTACGGCCTGATTGATCCGCGCATTCGCTCGGCGCAACGGGGAGAAAGATGA
- a CDS encoding Gfo/Idh/MocA family protein — MPLKLAIVGCGNIAGPYSQDIKKHPELELIGFYDVDAARAQAFAAQHGGKAYASLEALLADPEVEAVVNLTIFDAHYRVVKAGLEAGKHVYSEKPLALTYREAQELVDLAKAKGLRLACAPITFLGEAQQTAMKIVRDGKLGDVRVVYAEVNHGRIESWHPNPAPFYAVGPMLDVGVYPLALLTALFGPAKRLSAFAATLYPHRLTKEGHPFTVEAPDFYVVNLEFEPGPLVRLTANFYVSGQTLQGEGIEFHGDLGSLRLHSWFVANSPLEYADFNQPYAPIPPLRSSEVGIDWARGLVDYAQAIQTGRPSRVTGEHAAHVVEILEATDQSARTHRPVELTSTFTPPALMDWVK, encoded by the coding sequence ATGCCCCTCAAACTCGCCATCGTCGGCTGCGGCAACATCGCTGGGCCGTACAGCCAGGACATCAAGAAGCACCCCGAACTCGAGCTGATCGGCTTTTACGACGTAGACGCCGCGCGGGCTCAGGCCTTCGCCGCCCAGCACGGGGGAAAGGCCTATGCGTCGCTCGAGGCGCTTTTGGCCGATCCTGAGGTGGAGGCCGTGGTCAACCTGACCATCTTCGACGCCCACTACCGGGTGGTCAAGGCCGGGCTCGAGGCGGGAAAGCACGTTTACTCCGAGAAGCCCCTAGCGCTCACCTACCGTGAGGCACAAGAGCTGGTCGATCTCGCCAAGGCCAAGGGCTTACGCTTGGCCTGTGCCCCCATCACCTTCTTGGGAGAGGCCCAGCAAACCGCGATGAAAATCGTACGGGACGGCAAACTCGGGGATGTGCGGGTGGTCTATGCGGAGGTCAACCACGGGCGCATCGAGTCCTGGCACCCCAACCCGGCCCCCTTCTACGCAGTGGGGCCGATGCTCGACGTGGGGGTATATCCGCTGGCGTTGCTCACCGCGTTGTTTGGTCCAGCCAAGCGGCTCAGTGCTTTCGCTGCGACCCTGTACCCTCACCGCCTTACCAAGGAGGGGCACCCCTTCACCGTCGAGGCCCCCGATTTTTACGTGGTCAACCTCGAGTTTGAGCCAGGCCCCTTGGTGCGGCTCACCGCCAACTTCTACGTCTCCGGCCAGACCCTCCAGGGCGAGGGAATCGAGTTTCACGGAGACTTGGGCTCTTTGCGCCTGCACAGCTGGTTTGTGGCCAATAGCCCGCTCGAGTACGCCGATTTCAACCAGCCCTATGCGCCCATCCCGCCCTTGCGTTCCAGCGAGGTGGGAATTGACTGGGCCCGGGGTTTGGTGGACTATGCCCAGGCTATCCAAACCGGCAGGCCCTCGCGGGTCACCGGGGAGCACGCCGCGCACGTGGTGGAGATCCTCGAGGCCACCGACCAGTCCGCCCGCACCCACCGGCCAGTGGAACTCACCTCGACCTTCACCCCGCCTGCCCTGATGGACTGGGTGAAATGA
- a CDS encoding outer membrane lipoprotein carrier protein LolA, producing the protein MMPNAKCQTLNPRRFLAVAAMIWASLVFAQSAADIVKQVQANLEKSPWEAILTGKVQTPDGSTQDAELRLQVVPGANRVARVEFNKPASLEGNFVVIDDKEVWNYLFLTNQVIIQPRAKAKVEGLGVNLSSLGDLEELTGRLNLRPPVEVNTPDGPAWRIAGTPKDNSLGFAQIELVVLKSDPRPLSIRLLDSSNKVLAELNLRSFKRTNLTASALRKRPADAEVVRR; encoded by the coding sequence ATGATGCCGAACGCTAAATGCCAAACGCTCAACCCGAGGCGGTTTCTTGCCGTGGCGGCGATGATCTGGGCCAGCTTGGTTTTTGCCCAGAGTGCTGCGGATATCGTCAAACAGGTACAGGCCAACCTGGAGAAATCTCCCTGGGAGGCCATCCTTACCGGTAAGGTACAAACCCCCGACGGCTCCACCCAGGATGCCGAACTGAGGCTACAGGTAGTGCCGGGGGCCAACCGGGTGGCCCGGGTGGAGTTCAACAAGCCGGCGAGCCTCGAGGGGAACTTCGTGGTGATCGACGACAAGGAGGTGTGGAACTATTTGTTCCTTACCAATCAGGTCATCATCCAACCGCGCGCTAAGGCCAAGGTGGAGGGCCTGGGGGTTAACCTCAGCTCCCTCGGGGATCTCGAGGAACTCACCGGCCGCCTCAACCTGCGGCCCCCCGTAGAGGTGAACACTCCGGATGGCCCGGCCTGGCGCATCGCCGGGACCCCCAAGGACAACTCGCTGGGGTTTGCCCAGATCGAGCTTGTGGTGCTCAAAAGCGACCCCCGCCCCCTCTCGATCCGCCTCTTGGACTCTTCGAACAAGGTGTTGGCCGAACTCAACCTCCGCAGCTTCAAGCGCACCAACCTGACCGCCAGCGCCCTGCGCAAACGACCCGCCGATGCCGAGGTGGTCAGGCGATAG
- a CDS encoding ABC transporter permease — translation MNPFLRQLLGNGRFRFSAILMLLIVGFAIIGPLLNRRNPLFAVGGRYDPPSSKALLGTDVIGNDVFLQLMHGVGTSLEIGLIAGAVATLIGVTIGTLAGFLGGFVDEALMGLTNVIITIPTIVILILLSVAVESRSLITMGLIIGVTSWPWTARAVRAQTASLRTREHVDVARLSGAGIGSIILWEILPYMFSYIFMAFVLQLASGILNEAALSLLGLGPDNTISLGKMLQFAIQGEAVRTGAYWAFLPPTILLALISFGLLLMQSSMDEVFNPRLRRA, via the coding sequence ATGAACCCTTTTTTACGCCAACTCCTAGGCAATGGCCGCTTCCGCTTTAGCGCGATCCTGATGCTCCTGATCGTGGGGTTCGCCATCATCGGCCCGCTGCTCAACCGGCGCAATCCCCTATTCGCCGTGGGCGGACGCTACGATCCCCCCTCTAGCAAAGCCCTCTTGGGTACCGATGTGATTGGCAACGACGTATTCTTGCAGCTCATGCACGGAGTAGGAACCTCGCTCGAGATCGGCCTGATCGCCGGAGCCGTCGCCACCCTGATAGGCGTAACCATCGGTACGCTGGCCGGTTTTCTAGGCGGGTTCGTGGACGAAGCTTTGATGGGGCTCACCAACGTGATCATCACCATTCCCACCATCGTGATCCTCATCCTCTTGTCGGTAGCGGTGGAGTCGCGCTCGCTGATAACGATGGGGCTCATCATCGGGGTGACCAGCTGGCCCTGGACGGCTCGAGCGGTGCGGGCGCAAACCGCTTCTCTGCGCACCCGTGAACACGTGGATGTAGCTCGACTTTCAGGCGCGGGGATCGGTTCGATCATCCTGTGGGAGATCTTGCCTTACATGTTCAGCTACATATTCATGGCCTTCGTTCTGCAACTCGCTAGCGGTATCCTCAACGAGGCCGCCCTGAGCCTACTGGGACTCGGACCGGACAACACCATAAGCCTGGGGAAAATGCTCCAGTTTGCCATCCAGGGTGAGGCGGTGCGCACCGGAGCCTACTGGGCCTTTCTACCGCCTACTATCCTGCTGGCCTTGATCTCCTTTGGGTTGTTGCTGATGCAGTCGAGCATGGATGAGGTGTTCAATCCCCGGCTGAGGAGAGCTTGA
- the xylB gene encoding xylulokinase, producing the protein MFLGLDLGTGSLKVLLLDEAGRVRGEASRAYPVRSPRPGWAESDPQAWWSAAGEAVRKAVPDPARVQAIGLSGQMHGVVLCQADGAPLRPAILWADGRSGAELELYRRLPAEFRRRLANPPAVGMAGPSLLWLRRHEPEVYRRARWALQPKDWLRLRLTGEARAEPSDASATLMYDLEADGWFHALLEELDLRQDWLAPLVPSASVAGCLTEEAAAHLGLSAGIPVAAGAADTAAALLGSGLAPGEAQLTVGSGAQIAVVLEEARIDPTLRTHLYRAAQPGRWYALAAMQNAGIALEWVLGVLGLDWATAYAEAQRVPPGCEGLTFLPYLTGERTPHLDPQARGAWAGLGLGHTRSHLVRAALEGLAFALRQGLEALGPAIPAATPLRLAGGGTLEPFWRQMLSDVLGRPLWASSVAAASARGAALLAAMATGPYPDWPAEPLVPVAEPQPSPYEAAYVRFEELYPRLKGWG; encoded by the coding sequence ATGTTCCTCGGCCTCGATCTGGGCACCGGCTCGCTCAAGGTGCTTTTGCTGGACGAGGCGGGGCGGGTGCGCGGGGAGGCTAGCCGGGCTTACCCGGTGCGCTCCCCCCGCCCCGGTTGGGCTGAGTCCGACCCCCAAGCCTGGTGGAGTGCAGCAGGAGAGGCGGTGCGAAAAGCGGTGCCTGACCCTGCTCGGGTACAGGCCATAGGCCTTTCCGGGCAGATGCACGGGGTGGTGTTGTGCCAGGCGGATGGCGCCCCGCTTCGTCCGGCAATCCTCTGGGCGGATGGGCGTTCGGGAGCAGAGCTCGAACTCTACCGCCGCCTTCCGGCGGAGTTCCGCCGCCGGCTCGCCAACCCCCCTGCGGTGGGGATGGCCGGGCCGAGCCTGTTATGGCTCAGGCGCCACGAGCCCGAGGTCTACCGGCGGGCGCGCTGGGCCTTGCAGCCCAAGGACTGGCTGCGCCTGCGGCTCACCGGGGAGGCCCGGGCCGAGCCCTCGGACGCCTCGGCGACGCTCATGTACGACCTCGAGGCGGATGGGTGGTTTCACGCCCTGCTCGAGGAGCTGGATTTGCGGCAGGACTGGCTGGCTCCCCTCGTACCCTCGGCCTCGGTGGCGGGGTGTCTGACCGAGGAGGCCGCCGCCCACCTGGGGCTTTCGGCGGGGATTCCCGTCGCGGCGGGGGCTGCCGATACCGCGGCGGCGCTGTTGGGCAGCGGCCTGGCCCCCGGCGAGGCGCAGCTCACCGTGGGCTCGGGGGCCCAGATCGCGGTGGTGCTCGAGGAGGCCCGGATCGACCCCACTTTGCGCACCCATCTCTACCGGGCGGCCCAGCCGGGCCGCTGGTACGCCCTGGCCGCCATGCAGAACGCAGGGATCGCGCTGGAGTGGGTGCTGGGTGTGCTCGGGCTGGACTGGGCTACGGCCTACGCCGAAGCCCAAAGGGTTCCTCCCGGCTGCGAGGGCCTGACCTTTCTGCCCTACCTGACCGGGGAGCGCACCCCCCACCTGGACCCCCAAGCGCGGGGGGCGTGGGCCGGGTTGGGCCTGGGGCATACCCGGTCACATCTGGTGCGCGCGGCGCTCGAGGGCTTGGCCTTTGCCCTGCGCCAGGGGTTGGAGGCCTTGGGTCCGGCGATTCCCGCCGCCACCCCCCTGCGCCTCGCCGGGGGAGGGACGCTCGAGCCCTTCTGGCGGCAGATGCTCTCGGACGTATTGGGCCGTCCGCTATGGGCCAGCTCGGTTGCGGCGGCCTCGGCCCGGGGAGCAGCCCTCCTGGCCGCGATGGCCACCGGCCCCTATCCCGATTGGCCCGCCGAGCCCTTAGTACCCGTGGCTGAGCCGCAGCCTTCACCGTATGAGGCGGCCTATGTTCGCTTCGAGGAGCTATACCCAAGGCTCAAAGGTTGGGGATAA
- a CDS encoding ABC transporter ATP-binding protein codes for MTPAPLVKPVGTDLLEVSRLTRNFGFGKNQLAAVKGVSFSLKPGEIVAVVGESGSGKSTLARLLLRLLRPSSGHIFFAGKDISSVSTADYWQQVQAVFQDPYACFNQFYTVQRVLRNALRLLDQRISPDQRQEKMKGALEAVGLKADEILGKWPHQLSGGQRQRVMLARALMLRPKLLIADEPTSALDASLRVSVLNLLQDLRQQYGMGIVFITHDIGQAYYLCDRMLVMYQGELVEQGPVEEVVQQPKHPYTQRLLADVPKLH; via the coding sequence GTGACCCCGGCGCCCTTGGTCAAACCCGTGGGAACAGATCTCCTCGAGGTTTCTCGCCTCACCCGCAACTTCGGCTTCGGTAAGAATCAACTCGCGGCGGTTAAAGGAGTTTCCTTCAGCTTGAAACCCGGCGAAATCGTGGCGGTGGTGGGCGAGAGCGGGTCGGGCAAATCCACGCTAGCCCGGCTGTTGCTGCGCCTACTGCGGCCAAGCTCAGGGCACATCTTCTTCGCTGGGAAAGATATAAGCAGCGTCTCCACAGCGGATTACTGGCAGCAGGTGCAGGCCGTTTTTCAAGACCCCTACGCCTGTTTCAATCAGTTCTACACTGTGCAGCGGGTGCTGAGGAACGCCCTACGGCTGCTGGATCAGCGAATATCCCCCGATCAGCGGCAAGAAAAGATGAAGGGGGCCCTCGAGGCCGTGGGGTTAAAAGCAGATGAAATCCTCGGTAAGTGGCCCCATCAGCTCTCGGGCGGGCAGCGCCAGCGGGTGATGCTGGCCAGGGCCCTGATGCTCCGGCCCAAACTGCTCATCGCCGATGAGCCGACTTCCGCGCTCGACGCGAGCTTGCGGGTGAGCGTGCTCAACCTCTTGCAAGACCTCCGCCAACAGTACGGTATGGGTATCGTATTCATCACCCACGACATCGGGCAGGCCTACTACCTCTGTGACCGGATGCTGGTGATGTACCAAGGGGAGTTGGTCGAGCAAGGCCCAGTGGAGGAAGTGGTGCAACAGCCTAAGCATCCCTACACCCAACGGCTACTGGCGGACGTGCCGAAGCTGCACTAG
- a CDS encoding sugar phosphate isomerase/epimerase, with protein sequence MNRISFITANFVARQIGYHMTEGWMQGDAATQDYFRPVETFGERLDRMLAEIRQMGFDAIDLWGAHLNWTWATPEHVAIAKDSLARHGLEVLSFATWVGSLQGLEGTCKLARAMGVSLIAGGAPLLKEQRKEAVAILQHYGVRLGIENHPEKTPAEVLELIGDGAEGHLGAAPDTGWWATQAYSAPQALRELSGHILTVHLKDVRSAGTHQTCRFGHGVADIEGCVRALQEIGYTGPLGIEHEPEQGDPTEDIKASRAMLEGWLAAKATRGR encoded by the coding sequence ATGAATCGGATTTCTTTTATCACCGCCAACTTTGTGGCACGGCAGATCGGCTACCACATGACTGAAGGCTGGATGCAAGGCGATGCCGCCACCCAGGACTACTTCCGGCCGGTCGAAACCTTTGGCGAGCGGCTGGATAGGATGCTGGCAGAGATTCGTCAGATGGGGTTTGACGCGATTGATCTGTGGGGAGCGCATCTGAACTGGACCTGGGCTACGCCCGAGCACGTCGCCATCGCCAAGGACTCCCTCGCTCGGCATGGGCTGGAGGTGCTGAGCTTCGCCACCTGGGTAGGCTCGTTGCAGGGGCTCGAGGGCACCTGCAAGCTGGCTCGAGCGATGGGGGTCTCGCTGATCGCCGGGGGAGCCCCTCTCCTCAAGGAGCAGCGCAAGGAAGCGGTGGCGATCCTCCAGCACTACGGGGTTAGGTTGGGCATCGAGAACCACCCCGAGAAGACTCCCGCCGAAGTGTTGGAGCTCATCGGGGATGGGGCAGAAGGACACCTGGGGGCGGCCCCCGACACCGGTTGGTGGGCTACCCAGGCGTACTCCGCCCCCCAGGCCCTGCGCGAGCTTAGCGGCCATATCCTCACCGTTCACCTCAAGGATGTACGCTCCGCCGGAACCCACCAGACTTGCCGCTTCGGGCATGGGGTAGCCGACATCGAAGGCTGTGTGCGGGCTCTACAGGAGATCGGTTATACCGGCCCCCTCGGCATCGAGCACGAGCCCGAACAGGGCGACCCCACCGAGGACATCAAGGCCAGCCGGGCCATGCTCGAGGGCTGGCTCGCTGCGAAGGCAACCCGGGGCCGATAG
- a CDS encoding ABC transporter ATP-binding protein yields the protein MAEVRLNNQETRDPAELLKIRDIRAAYAVGGRVVQAVDGVSLTLRRGEVLGLAGESGCGKSTLAAILALSARPPLYVQSGQMELEGKTLDLTQDARLPREFRGKLISVLPQGAMNSLNPTARVRDFAFDVLRAHHPQITRQEAHERTAERLEQLGLPARIMQSYPHQLSGGMKQRVVTVISTLLNPTVLIADEPTSALDVSSQKAVVGLLDTLLERGVIQSIVFISHDLPLLREIADRIAIMYAGKIVEIGNNQEILHTPRHPYTQALIDSVLVPEPYVRQKRIEGIPGYPPDLRTPPSGCRFHPRCKYALLKCSQLEPPGFGKPEHFAACWLLGEKVTS from the coding sequence ATGGCCGAAGTTCGCTTGAACAACCAGGAGACGCGGGATCCGGCCGAACTCCTGAAGATCCGAGATATACGGGCCGCCTACGCGGTAGGAGGACGTGTGGTGCAGGCAGTGGACGGGGTTTCGCTCACGCTGCGGCGGGGCGAGGTGCTGGGCTTGGCGGGAGAATCAGGCTGTGGAAAATCCACGCTAGCGGCAATCTTGGCGCTTTCAGCACGCCCTCCGCTATACGTACAAAGCGGGCAGATGGAACTCGAGGGCAAAACCCTCGACCTTACCCAAGACGCCCGGCTGCCCCGCGAATTCCGGGGCAAGCTCATCTCGGTGCTGCCTCAAGGGGCGATGAATTCGCTGAACCCCACCGCCCGGGTGCGCGATTTTGCCTTCGATGTCTTACGCGCCCACCACCCCCAGATCACCCGCCAGGAAGCCCATGAGCGAACCGCCGAACGCCTTGAACAGTTAGGCCTTCCCGCACGGATCATGCAGAGCTACCCACACCAGCTTTCCGGCGGGATGAAACAGCGGGTGGTGACGGTAATCTCAACCCTCCTGAATCCCACCGTGCTGATCGCCGACGAGCCCACTTCGGCCTTGGATGTCTCGAGCCAGAAAGCCGTGGTGGGGCTCTTGGATACCCTCTTGGAACGCGGGGTGATTCAAAGTATCGTCTTTATCTCCCACGACCTGCCGCTGTTGCGCGAGATTGCCGACCGCATCGCCATCATGTACGCAGGGAAAATCGTCGAGATCGGAAATAACCAGGAAATCCTTCATACCCCGCGCCACCCCTACACCCAAGCCCTAATCGACTCGGTTCTGGTGCCCGAACCTTACGTGCGCCAAAAGCGCATCGAGGGGATCCCAGGCTACCCGCCCGACCTGCGCACCCCACCCAGCGGCTGCCGCTTTCACCCCCGTTGCAAATACGCCCTGCTCAAATGCAGTCAGCTCGAGCCCCCCGGGTTTGGTAAACCCGAACACTTCGCAGCTTGCTGGCTGCTAGGAGAGAAGGTGACGTCGTGA